In Paenibacillus xylanilyticus, the genomic window CCGCGCCGATAAATATAACGATGGGCGTCCGGTCCATTTGCGCGGTATAAAGTTGGATATCGGAGGCTAGCGGACGTAAGAGCCGCGACTTGGAGCGTATGAAACGTTTGTTAGTGCGCATATAGACGTAGTCCTTTCGTTGTGGATTACGTAAATACTTCGACAAAATGGCGGAAATTTCCTGCAAATCTGTTAAGAACATTGGTCTAGATTCTAGGTTTGTAGCACATCAGTAGAGTATTCATTTGACTTAGGACTAATAAGAATAGTATAATCCATAAAAAGATTTCTTTTTAGATTTCTTTATAGATATCTTTTAAGCCTTCTTATTAATTTTTTTAAACGGAGTGTTATTAAATGAATAAACCTACACCTGATTATATAAGAGACGTAGCTGTTTCTATCCTACGTGATTTTGAAATGGGCATAAAGCAATCAGACCTGTGGCGTGAAGTGGAAACATTTTTAGTCGACTCTGATTATGTAGTGAATCAGCATACAATTAAAAATGCATTATGGGATTTAGAGGCGCACAGAGATGTTTTGAAGGTGAAGAGATCGTCTAATAACGTTGAGTTGTTTCCTATTAGAGATGATCAAACTGAAGAATACGATTATGACGAAGCTTGGGAAGAGTCTGTTAATGATAGAGCCATAGGTTCATTACGTAACCTATCAGGTATGTTAACAGCAGTATCAGTTGAAATTCAAAACTCAAGCATTCGTGCAAAATTAGCAGAAACACAGTCTTTTTACATGAAACATTACTCTCCGGAGGCGGTTGAAGCAATAACAAATTTAGAAATAGCACTTGAATTAATGGAAAAAAGCTTCAACAAATTCAAAAAATTAAAAGGGGAATGGAGCATAGATTCAAGAAAGATTCAACCATGAAATTAATTCATAAGCGCGCTTGGAAGGAGGTGAATATAAATGAGTACATATGAGTCGCTAACGGTTATGCTCAACTTTGGGTCACTAATTCTAACTCTACTTGCCTTTATCATTTCAATTTTAGCTTTTATGAACGCGAAAAAGCGGTAGCCTCCCGACCAAGAGCAGCTACCGCAGTCACTATTCAATAATTATCTTAACTCTTGCTCTCAACAGACGCAAGACCTAAGACGTAGTTATTCCGTAGCTACGTCTTTTCTTTGTCTAATCCGGTTGTACCGTCTCAAAAGGCCGCTCGCCGCGCAACCGCTCAGGCACCGTCG contains:
- a CDS encoding putative holin-like toxin codes for the protein MSTYESLTVMLNFGSLILTLLAFIISILAFMNAKKR